Proteins encoded by one window of Culicoides brevitarsis isolate CSIRO-B50_1 chromosome 2, AGI_CSIRO_Cbre_v1, whole genome shotgun sequence:
- the LOC134831774 gene encoding neprilysin-2-like yields MNLEANPCDDFYEFACGNYVKNTNIPDEKTAVNTFQDMRDKLKRNLRTILEEKISDTEIFPFKQAKSLYKICMNKTHIAQQGEEPILKLLKIFGGSPAIEGQTWDETKFSWVDTVKKFRQMGISVDYLIDFSVSSSIVDSSKRQIEFDQPGFSVNREFLIKGRDDPRVMAYFEYMRDLAILLGADSDTASKDMSDMVDFEIELANITAAREDRRNATLLYNPITLKDLQQKYPWLDWFGYISAILPPYIPVDENELINIVDTKFVDNFGGLLEKTPKRTIANFLMTRVASGSVKYLTTKLRKRQLEYFTKISGREDEEARWKECSDITLSKLPNAVSAMYVRRYFNEESKKNALEMVDGIKQEFKNVLESVKWMDDDTREQAMKKLEAMSTLIAYPDELNKDEILLEYYKNLTINEDSYLLSSYDITKFIADEVYGKLREPIIKNEWKTWAKAAQVNAFYNRAHNHIKFPAGILQGHFFSADRPKYLNYAAIGSVIGHEITHGFDDQGSQFDADGNLNDWWKPTTKEAFKEKASCMIKQYNSTFDAQSNLTLNGIITQGENIADNGGIQVAYAAYHNFVKKNGDEKMLPGLNYTPEQLYWISMAQNWCSKSRTEALKIHITQQAHPPGKYRVLIPLMNNEDFAKDFCCPAGSNMNPVNKCKVW; encoded by the exons atgaatctcgAAGCAAATCCGTGTGATGATTTTTACGAATTCGCTTGtggaaattatgttaaaaatacaaatattccCGACGAAAAGACCGCCGTAAATACGTTCCAAGATATGCGTGACAAACTGAAACGAAACTTAAGaacaattttagaagaaaaaatttcagatacAGAAATTTTTCCGTTTAAGCAGGCAAAATCACTTTACAAGATTTGTATGAACAAAACACACATTGCTCAACAAGGAGAGGAaccaattttgaaacttttgaaaatatttggagGCTCTCCAGCGATTGAAGGTCAAACATGGGACGAGACGAAATTTTCTTGGGTAGatactgtcaaaaaattccgaCAAATGGGCATAAGTGTCGattatttgattgatttttctgTCAGTAGCAGCATCGTTGATTCATCAAAACGACAAAttgag tttgatcAACCAGGCTTCTCCGTAAatcgtgaatttttaataaaaggacGCGATGATCCACGTGTTATGGCATATTTCGAATATATGCGTGACTTGGCAATACTTCTTGGTGCTGATTCCGATACCGCTTCAAAAGACATGTCTGACATGGTTGATTTTGAAATTGAGTTAGCTAATATTACCGCTGCCCGAGAAGATCGTCGTAATGCAACACTTTTATACAATCCGATCACGTTGAAAGATTTACAGCAAAAGTATCCTTGGTTGGACTGGTTTGGTTACATTAGTGCAATTTTGCCGCCATACATTCCTGTAgatgaaaatgaattaattaatattgttgACACTAAATTTGTGGACAATTTTGGAGGATTGTTGGAAAAAACTCCAAAAAGAACAATtgcaaactttttaatgacTCGCGTGGCATCTGGAAGtgtcaaatatttaacaacCAAACTTCGAAAACGACAACTTgagtattttacaaaaatttcgggACGTGAAGATGAGGAGGCTCGTTGGAAGGAATGTTCGGATATTACTTTATCGAAACTACCTAATGCag TTAGTGCAATGTACGTTCGTCGTTATTTCAACGAAGAATCCAAGAAAAACGCATTAGAAATGGTTGACGGAATTAAACAAGAATTCAAAAATGTACTTGAAAGCGTGAAATGGATGGATGATGATACCCGAGAACAAGCAATGAAAAAGTTAGAAGCCATGTCAACACTCATAGCTTATCCTGACGAACTTAATAAAGATGAGATTTTGCTTGAATATTACAAAAACTTAACTATAAATGAAGACAGCTACTTGCTAAGCAGTTACGATATCACAAAATTCATAGCTGACGAAGTTTACGGCAAACTCAGAGAACCAATTATCAAGAACGAATGGAAAACTTGGGCAAAAGCTGCTCAAGTGAACGCTTTTTATAACAGAGCTCATAATCATATTA aatttcccGCTGGAATCCTTCAAGGTCATTTCTTTTCCGCTGATCgtccaaaatatttaaattacgcTGCAATTGGTTCTGTAATTGGACACGAAATTACTCATGGGTTCGATGATCAAGGCAGTCAATTCGACGCTgatggaaatttaaatgattggTGGAAACCAACAACTAAAGAAGCATTCAAAGAAAAAGCGAGTTGCATGATTAAGCAATACAATTCGACATTTGATGCCCAAAGCAACTTAACGTTGAACGGAATTATCACTCAAGGCGAAAATATTGCAGATAACGGGGGAATTCAAGTGGCCTACGCTGCTTATcataatttcgttaaaaagaaTGGCGACGAAAAAATGTTACCTGGCTTGAATTACACTCCGGAACAGCTTTATTGGATTTCCATGGCTCAAAATTGGTGCTCAAAGTCCCGAACTGAAGCTCTGAAGATACATATCACGCAACAAGCACATCCGCCAGGCAAATATCGTGTTTTGATTCCTCTGATGAACAATGAGGACTTTGCGAAAGATTTTTGTTGTCCCGCTGGATCAAATATGAATCCTGTTAATAAGTGTAAAGTTTGGTAA
- the LOC134829362 gene encoding uncharacterized protein LOC134829362 → MTHIHDLFDTIMETIFKNLPKHDRLKCKEVCQRWHDNLMEIPAFRGDRCIYLPKDCRVEDPLMIFSATKSPYEKLKVKNVNETDDFGTLARVLGNNGLEFVHFDNTSPKTIQQMLPEMRFINSLFFVCKDESYPEFHKIPNRVFLGNIKDVVIRFFKANYEKMKIFFDLEIPALQKLIPKAATIDIAVYNFELDEWPSCLTDVISSSNVDFKIFQVTIPAICTSKSLLEFIKCKFAKNLEFLDVDLDKIENFQHSLPSLRNLTIKHSYDGVAIEIEAIEKIDKLCPQLEVFELFTVENISHLLDPLKDILTTGFKNLKKFLLFMEDENVVFKKKSGVIEMFELKSLTELK, encoded by the exons atgacTCACATTCACGACTTATTTGACACT aTCATGGAGACAATTTTCAAGAATCTCCCAAAACACGATCGCCTCAAATGCAAGGAAGTCTGTCAACGATGGCACGATAATTTGATGGAAATTCCTGCTTTTCGTGGTGATCGCTGTATATACTTACCCAAAGACTGCCGAGTTGAGGATCccttgatgattttttcagCCACAAAAAGtccttatgaaaaattgaaagtaaaaaatgtcaacGAAACCGATGATTTCGGAACATTAGCTCGAGTTCTTGGCAACAACGGATTagaatttgttcattttgataACACAAGTCCCAAAACCATTCAACAAATGCTGCCTGAAATGCGATTCATTAATTCTTTATTCTTTGTTTGTAAAGATGAAAGTTATCCAGAATTCCATAAAATTCCAAATCGGGTATTTTTGGGAAATATCAAAGACGTTGTGATacgtttttttaaagcaaattatgaaaaaatgaaaattttttttgatttggaaATTCCAGCCTTGCAAAAGTTGATACCAAAAGCAGCTACAATAGACATCGCAGTTTATAACTTTGAACTTGATGAATGGCCGTCATGCCTAACAGATGTAATTTCATCGTCAAATgttgatttcaaaattttccaagttACAATTCCAGCAATTTGCACTTCAAAAAGTCTCTTGGAATTCATTAAGTgcaaatttgcgaaaaatttagaattcttGGATGTGGATCTtgataaaatcgaaaattttcaacattctCTGCCCTCGTTGCGGAATTTGACAATTAAGCATTCGTACGATGGTGTAGCAATCGAAATTGaagcaattgaaaaaattgacaaattgtGTCCCCAATTGGAGGTTTTCGAGTTATTCACTGTTGAAAACATATCCCATTTATTGGATCCTTTGAAGGACATTTTAACGACTggatttaagaatttaaagaaattccttTTGTTCATGGAAGATGAAAATGTTGTATTTAAGAAGAAATCGGGAGTTATCGAAATGTTCGAGTTAAAGTCATTAAcagaattaaaatga